AACATTTACACCAGGGACTTGGGTAGAAAGTATACAGATTACAAAAGGAGCAGGAAGTGTTGTAAATGGTTACGAAAGTATTTCTGGTCAAATAAATGCTGAATTGGTAAAACCATTTTCTGATAATAAATTCTTCTTAAATGCATATTCTTCATTAAATGGAAGATTAGAGTTAAATACGCATTTTAATCAAAGAGTTTCAGATAAATGGCAAACAGGTTTATATATTCATGGAAATTATAGAGGAGAAAAGTTTGATAAAAACAATGATAATTTTCTTGATAATCCATTAGCGAATCAAATTAATGTAATGAATCGTTGGCAATATACTGATGCTGAAAAAGGTTGGGTTAGTTTTATTAATGTTCGTTTTTTAAATGATGAAAAACAAACAGGAGAGCTAGATTTTATTCCTGAATTAGATAAAGGAACAACGAATGCTTGGGGAAGTGAAATTGATACAAAACGTTTTGAAACTTCAGCAAAATTAGGATATGTTTTTCCAGAATTGCCTTTTCAAAGTATCGGTTTTCAAATGGCATACAGCAATCATCAACAAGATTCTTATTTTGGGTTAAATGTGTATGATATTGTGCATGAAAGTGTGTATTCTAACTTAATATTCAATTCAATTATTGGTGATACTAGAAACAAATTTAAAACAGGAATTAGTTTTACATATGATAAATTTGATGAATTAGTAAATACAGATAATTTTGATAGAAAGGAAAACTCTTTAGGAGCCTTCTTTGAATACGGCTTCGATAATTTAGATGATTTTAGCTTTACAGCCGGACTTAGAGTTGATACACATAATTTATTAGGAACTTTTATGACTCCTCGTCTTCACTTAAGATATGTGCCTTGGGAGAATAGTGTTGTTAGGGCTTCATTTGGAAGAGGGAAAAGAAGTGCAAATATTTTTGCTGAAAATCAACAACTATTTGCGAGTTCAAGACAAATAAAAATTGATAATGTTGGTGGTAATATTTATGGATTAAATGCTGAAATTGCTTGGAATTATGGTGTTTCTTATATGCAGAAATTCAATCTTTTTGATAAGAAAGGTGATGTTACTTTTGATTTTTATCAAACAGATTTCAAGAACCAAGTTATTGTTGATTGGGAAAATCCACAAGAAATCTCTTTTTACGATTTAGATGGGAAAAGTATTGCAAACAGTTTTCAAGTTGAATTAAGTTATAATCTAGCTAGAAATTTTAATTTAAGAACTGCGTATAAATATTTTGATATTTCTACAGATTATAAAAGTGGAAACTTGCAAAAACCGATTCAACCTAAAGAGCGATTTTTTGCAAACCTTTCTTATGAAACAGTTACTAAGGAAAACGGTTCTCAATGGAAATTCGATACAACCTTTAATAGTATAGGTAAACAGCGTTTGCCAAATACTGCATCAAACCCTATTCAGTACCAATTATCAGAATATTCTGAAGCTTATCAAATGTTGAATTTACAAATTACAAAAGTGTTTTCTGAGAAGTTAGAAGTATATATAGGAGCAGAGAATTTAACAAATGTTCAACAGAAAAATCCTATTTTAGCAAGTGATGAACCTTTTGGTTCAAATTTTGATAGTACAATTGTGTATTCGCCAATCTTTGGAAGAGCAATGTATGCAGGTTTACGGTTTAAAATAAAGTAACCCACACAGTGGGATTTTGTAAAAGATAATAATTAAATAATCTGTCATTTCTGTGAAGGCAGAAATCTAAAAAATAATAAAAATGAAAAAAATAGTATTTATATTGAGTTTGTTTCTGGTTGGATTCTCAACTCAATCACAAGAAATTAAAAAGAAAAAGAACGCAAAGGTTGCTTTTGAGGTTGATGGTATTTGTGGAATGTGTAAAAAGCGAATAGAAACAGCGGCTTTAAAAACTAAAGGAGTAAAGTTTGCACTTTGGAATGTGCAATCTCATCAATTAAACGTAATTTTAGATGAGCGTAAAACGGATGTTTTAACGATACAGAAAAATATTTTAAAAGTTGGTCATGATGTAGTTGGTTTAGATGCAAAAAAAATAACAGCAACAGAAGAAGATTATAACTCTGTACATCCTTGTTGTAAGTATAGAGATGAGGAAATTATCTTAAATCATGAAGGAGGATTGAAAAAACAGAAAAAACAATAATATAATGAAGAAAATAATTTTAGTATTAGCAGTGATTTTTACAGTAAGTTTCGTTTTTACATCTTGTAAATCTGATAAAAAAGAAGAAAAGAAAGAACAGATTACTTCTGATAAAAAGCAAAACGTTGAGAAAGTTAAATATCAATGCCCTATGAAGTGTGAAAAAGAAAAAACGTACGATAAAGAAGGTAAATGTCCTGTTTGTGAAATGAAGTTAAGGGAAAAAGTCGCTGAAAATCATGAGGGTCATAACCA
The window above is part of the Polaribacter sp. SA4-12 genome. Proteins encoded here:
- a CDS encoding TonB-dependent receptor, whose protein sequence is MKKYILSSILLLIPFVIFSQTTFKGMIMDKNNPKDNLGVEGVSVHWLQTNVSAITNKKGWFTIPYKPEYKKLVVSYLGYKTDTISITSLKPLHHFLTEEGELNEVVVRTKKKATYKSYLTTANMFTVNSDELLKAACCNLAESFETNPSIDVSFSDALTGTKQIQMLGLTSPYLLISQENIPSVRGASQVFGLTFTPGTWVESIQITKGAGSVVNGYESISGQINAELVKPFSDNKFFLNAYSSLNGRLELNTHFNQRVSDKWQTGLYIHGNYRGEKFDKNNDNFLDNPLANQINVMNRWQYTDAEKGWVSFINVRFLNDEKQTGELDFIPELDKGTTNAWGSEIDTKRFETSAKLGYVFPELPFQSIGFQMAYSNHQQDSYFGLNVYDIVHESVYSNLIFNSIIGDTRNKFKTGISFTYDKFDELVNTDNFDRKENSLGAFFEYGFDNLDDFSFTAGLRVDTHNLLGTFMTPRLHLRYVPWENSVVRASFGRGKRSANIFAENQQLFASSRQIKIDNVGGNIYGLNAEIAWNYGVSYMQKFNLFDKKGDVTFDFYQTDFKNQVIVDWENPQEISFYDLDGKSIANSFQVELSYNLARNFNLRTAYKYFDISTDYKSGNLQKPIQPKERFFANLSYETVTKENGSQWKFDTTFNSIGKQRLPNTASNPIQYQLSEYSEAYQMLNLQITKVFSEKLEVYIGAENLTNVQQKNPILASDEPFGSNFDSTIVYSPIFGRAMYAGLRFKIK
- a CDS encoding heavy-metal-associated domain-containing protein, which gives rise to MKKIVFILSLFLVGFSTQSQEIKKKKNAKVAFEVDGICGMCKKRIETAALKTKGVKFALWNVQSHQLNVILDERKTDVLTIQKNILKVGHDVVGLDAKKITATEEDYNSVHPCCKYRDEEIILNHEGGLKKQKKQ
- a CDS encoding heavy metal-binding domain-containing protein, translating into MKKIILVLAVIFTVSFVFTSCKSDKKEEKKEQITSDKKQNVEKVKYQCPMKCEKEKTYDKEGKCPVCEMKLREKVAENHEGHNH